The window CGAGTCTATGTATCTGACTGTTCCTATGACAGACCACTGCGTTAATGCTGACTGGATTAGACTTGGCACTGCGTCAATCAGAACTCCCTCGGTTGAGTTTGGTAAGAAACCGGGTCCAGATTCAAATCCACCATTGGTTAAAAGGTTAGCTACACCAACAAAATCAGAATCAATGAATCTATGCAAGTATGAATTCAGCTATAGCAGTCTCTGATTTGATGACTTGAGAAAGGAGAGAAAACTGAACAAACAAGGAGAAGTAACTTACCACTGTCTTGATCCAGTGTTACACCAACAGTCTTGATGAGCAATGTGTCAACGATAGGCCAACATGTGGAGTTTGTATCAGAATCTATTGCCTGGCTTTCAAGAACTAAGTTGATAGGCTCACCATTCCCCCACTTACCCAAGTTATGACTGTAACTCTGCCACGGAACCTTACTGTAGTTCTGCTTGTAAGAAAAAACCGAATTGCTGTCTGGTCCAGAGACACTGAGACCAGAAGAGCTGGAACAGTTCTCGCCTCCTGGGATCAGCGCAAACGTGAGGATGTAGTTTAAATCATCACCTTTGGCAATGAATGTTTGATTGATCTTGCCATCTTCACCGAGCTGAACCGCGTGTCCAGAATCAGGCAGGTCAGGTGAAGTAACATATTGAACTGTCCCTTGGAATGTCCATCCAGGGAGTGTAGTGTTCTGATCCAGCAACACGAACGCGCCAGAGCTTGCATTTGAAGATAAGTTCAATGGTGGAGATTCGAAGTCTGGATTTTCAAGAAAATCTGCATATCAAAATGCACAAACTCTTAGTTAATTAATACGAGAACATTAACCAACGACATGTATACTACAACAGATCCTGTAGAAATAGAAATGCTTAAGCATTTGAGGTTTCAATGTACCTGAAGAGGCGCAACTAGAAACGAGAAGCAACAAGAAAGTTCTGTGAAACCAAATCGCCATTTTGCTTCAGACAAAACTTTGAATGTCAACGCTTCTTGGATCAAGCTCAAGTGATTGTGtcttagtaaattatataaaagagaAGAATGATGCTGTAATCTCTGACAAAAAAGAATGATTGATGTTGTATCATGTGTTAAGCTGGCATACATTTGAccatttattataaaacaaaactgAATGTACTTGGCATCTATACTAAGCTTTAACAAAATCTTTATCGAGTCTGGCACATTTTATCAGAATATAGATAAGAATTGACTAAAGTCAAAGCTACAAATTAAAGCTAGATCATAAGTACTAATGTTTCATCATACAAAAGATTACAATACACTACTACTTTCCTTTCAAACCAGATTGATCTTGTTTCATCAGACAAAAGATTACAATACACTACTACTTTCCTTTTAAAGCAGTTTGATCTTCAACACTTCTTCTTTTAAAAGAGCTCAAACAGCTGAAGAGACTTCTACCCTATGGTACCCAGCAAGTAAACTCACTAGCTCCCTGGCCCCTAGTTCCCCCTTGCTGGCCTCCGGTTCAAGTAACGTATCACTGCATCTTCGACCCTGCAACATTTCATAATTCAGAAACGTAACAACAATGAACTCTAGTACACATATAACTCAAGTGAATTTAAGATCCTAGAAACCAGAGTGAGCAATGAGCTTACCAAGGTTGGTTGAAAAAGTCTGATCCACGCTCTCTCTCAGCATTTCGACTAGCTTCTCCCGCTACAACCTTCAGATCCTTGCTCTGCGATTCCATCAGCGCGTTTACGAATTCAGCTGGTGATTGGCTGAACCCCAAGAAAAATGCTCGTCTCCTCCTATGCTCATGGATCTTCCTTATGGCTGCACATATCGCTTCATCACAAGCCTCAATCTCTTTATTCTTCTCTGCGTTGGCCAACAAGTTGCTCAGATCCCTTTGGATAGTGACAGGTACATCCACTAGGACATCGTAACACGCTGATACGGCCGGGCTACTT of the Brassica rapa cultivar Chiifu-401-42 chromosome A03, CAAS_Brap_v3.01, whole genome shotgun sequence genome contains:
- the LOC103856062 gene encoding uncharacterized protein LOC103856062, with protein sequence MAIWFHRTFLLLLVSSCASSDFLENPDFESPPLNLSSNASSGAFVLLDQNTTLPGWTFQGTVQYVTSPDLPDSGHAVQLGEDGKINQTFIAKGDDLNYILTFALIPGGENCSSSSGLSVSGPDSNSVFSYKQNYSKVPWQSYSHNLGKWGNGEPINLVLESQAIDSDTNSTCWPIVDTLLIKTVGVTLDQDSANLLTNGGFESGPGFLPNSTEGVLIDAVPSLIQSALTQWSVIGTVRYIDSEHFHVPEGKAAIEILADTTPSGIQTATRDTSEGSRYNLTFTLGDANDACIGHFVVGVEAGSAAQNFTLESNGTGSGEKFGLVFVADKAAAQISFTSYSVTMTKEDVLCGPVIDEVIVHPLSGTASLKPTWLLLVLALLYVAVL